The Natronoarchaeum mannanilyticum nucleotide sequence GGGGTCGACGCGGACGCGGCTACTCCTCTTCGAGTTCCGTCTCGTCGGCATCGGCGTCGGCGCGCCGACCGACGTCGACGTGGTAGTGCTCGAGGATGTCCCGGCCGAGCAACAGCGGGTAGTCCATGTGGCTCCGGTCCTCGACGTTCGCCGCGACAGTGTGACGGTGTCCGCCGACGCCGATGACGATGTCGACGATCGGGCGGACCTTGCTCTGCTTCGAGCTGCCCGACCGGACGCGCATCTTGCTCTTGATCGGCCCGGCGCCGACGTCGGCCGCGAGGCTGGTGTCGATGCTGGTCCGCGTCGCGCCGGTGTCGGACTTGGCGACCACGGTCTTGGAGTCGCTGGTCCCGCTGACCATCACCTCCTCGGTGTAGCCGATCGTCGCCGCGTCGCCGGGAACGTCGGGCGAGGGCTGGGGACGGGCCGCGGGAACAGAGTCGTCGAGCGTGTGGGAGAGTTCCTCGACGCGCTCGCGGTCGACGTCGGCGCCGATTCGGTCGGCCGCGAGCCCGGCGATGTACGGTGCGGGGGAGCGTCCCGTCGCCTGAAAGAACCCCTTGAACCCGGCGGTGGGGTTGACCTCCAGGACGTACCAACCGTCGTCGCCCTCGATGATGTCGACGCCGGCGTAGTCCAGCCCCATCGCCTCTGTCGCCCCGATAGCCATCTGGCGAACGTCGTCGGTGAGCTGATCGGAGGCGTCGCGCACGTCGCCGCCCAGCGAGACGTTCGTCCGCCAGTCTCCCTCCGGGGCGTAGCGGTGCATCGCGCCGAGGATCTCGTCGCCGACGACGTACACCCGCAGGTCGCGGTGGTGCTCGCCCTCCCGCTCGACGAGATCCTGGAGGAACGCGTATCTGTTGCCGACCATCGCGTTGACCGACTCGTCGGGGCCGACCTTCCACGTCCCGCCGCCGTGGGTGCCGATCGCGGTCTTGTAGACCGCTTCCTCACCGAACTCGTCCCGGCGTCGGTTCAACGTGTCGCTGCCCAGCGCCAGCAGCGCGTCGGGGACCGGCACGTCCGCTTCGGCCAGCGCCGTCGCGGCGGCGAACTTGTGCATCGCGGTCAGCGTCGCCTGGGGCGCGTTCAGCATCGGCCTCGAGCGCGCGAACACGTTCGCGAGCCCGAGCTCCTCGGCGGGCTGGGCGGTGTTCGAGAGCAACAGTCGATTCGCGACGACGTCGACGTCCGGCTCGATCGTTAGATCGCCCCCTTCGATGCTCACTGACGTGTTTTCCGCGCGCAACCACTCGGTGTCGTAGCCCAACGCTTCGGCCGCGTTGAGAATCGCCTTCGTCTCCTTGCTGTTGTGCAGGCTCAGTACCCCGACCGTGATCCCCTCGGCGTCGGCCATTACCTAAGACAAGCGGGAGGTGCGTGAAAACGTTATCCGTGAACGTGGCGCGCCGGCGGCGCACAGGGGGCTGATTTATACGCCTGTACCGGTTGGTAGCACATGTATGAGCGAACAGGAGGAACCGGCGCCGTCGGATGGCGGCGAGGACGAGCCCCCGTCGAACGAGGCGTTCGTCTACGACGACGGCGTCGTCGAACCCGGCGAACGCGTCAACGTCCGGTTCCCGATCAGCGAGACGTATCTCGGCGACCCGGTGCGGCTGCCCGTCACGATCATCAACGGGCCCCATCCCGGACCGACCGCGTTTCTCACGGCGGCGACCCACGGCGACGAGCTCAACGGGATCGAGGTCGTCCGCGAGGTCGCCCACGACTGGGACCACGACGTGCTCCACGGGACGCTCGTCTGCCTGCCCGTGCTGAACGTCCCCGCCTTCCTCGCCCAGCAGCGCTACCTGCCGATCTACGACCGCGACCTCAACCGCTCGTTTCCGGGCAGCGAGACCTCGACGAGCGCCAAGCGGATGGCCCACCGCATCTTCTCGAACTTCATCGAACCGTGCGACTTCGGACTCGACTTTCACACTTCCACGCGCGGGCGCACGAACATGCTCCACGCTCGGGCGAACATGGACGACGAGGAGGCAGCTCGCCTCGCCCAGGCGTTCAGCTCGAACGTCATCCTCGCCGGCGAAGGCCCGAGCGGCACGCTCCGGCGGGAGGCGACCGACGCGGGCGTCCCCACGATCACCGTCGAGATGGGCGAGGCCCACCGCTTCCAGCGCGGACTGATCGACCGCGCGCTCGACGGCGTCGTGAGCGTCCTCGCGGAGTACGAACTGTTCAAAGAGAGTACCGTCCACTGGCCGGGGTGGCGCACGATCATCACCGACGAACAGGAGAAGACCTGGCTCCGCGCGGACGTCGGCGGCATCGTCGACATGCACCACGACCGCGGCGCGCTCGTCCACGAGGGAGACACGATCTGCACGATCACGAACCCGTTCAAGACCGATTCGGAGGTCGTCGAGGCGCCCTTCACCGGCCTTCTCGTCGGCGTCCTCGAGAATCCGGTGGTCTACCCCGGTAACCCGCTCTGTCACCTGGTCGAACTCGATCCCGACACGCTCCGCGCGGTCGAACGCGACCAGTACGAGCGCGACGACGACACCTATCGGCTCTGAGGCGCCACAGGTTTTCGTGCGATCGGGCGGCGAGCGCCCGACGATGACATCCACTGCATTGGCGAGCGGCTGCCGGTCGGTCGCGTATCGGCCCGCCTTTTGTCGAACGTCGCGATTGCCGGTCTTTTGTCGACCGTCGCTACGATGCGCGCGAGAGGAGCGGGTGGCGGCCGAATGATACCCGTGCGCGCGACGCTGACTCAGCTGGCGACGGGGCTCCGACTCGCCGACGACGCGCACGTCGACTGCGACGACTGTGGCGACACGCTTCGCGACGGCGCGTCGATCGTCGTCCGACTGACGAACGAGCGTCGCCACTGGTCGGTCGACGGCATCTTCTGTGACGACTGCGACTCGACGAGAACACTTGACGGACCGGGGACTACCTACGTCGCGGCGCGCG carries:
- a CDS encoding succinylglutamate desuccinylase/aspartoacylase family protein; translated protein: MSEQEEPAPSDGGEDEPPSNEAFVYDDGVVEPGERVNVRFPISETYLGDPVRLPVTIINGPHPGPTAFLTAATHGDELNGIEVVREVAHDWDHDVLHGTLVCLPVLNVPAFLAQQRYLPIYDRDLNRSFPGSETSTSAKRMAHRIFSNFIEPCDFGLDFHTSTRGRTNMLHARANMDDEEAARLAQAFSSNVILAGEGPSGTLRREATDAGVPTITVEMGEAHRFQRGLIDRALDGVVSVLAEYELFKESTVHWPGWRTIITDEQEKTWLRADVGGIVDMHHDRGALVHEGDTICTITNPFKTDSEVVEAPFTGLLVGVLENPVVYPGNPLCHLVELDPDTLRAVERDQYERDDDTYRL
- a CDS encoding RimK family alpha-L-glutamate ligase, coding for MADAEGITVGVLSLHNSKETKAILNAAEALGYDTEWLRAENTSVSIEGGDLTIEPDVDVVANRLLLSNTAQPAEELGLANVFARSRPMLNAPQATLTAMHKFAAATALAEADVPVPDALLALGSDTLNRRRDEFGEEAVYKTAIGTHGGGTWKVGPDESVNAMVGNRYAFLQDLVEREGEHHRDLRVYVVGDEILGAMHRYAPEGDWRTNVSLGGDVRDASDQLTDDVRQMAIGATEAMGLDYAGVDIIEGDDGWYVLEVNPTAGFKGFFQATGRSPAPYIAGLAADRIGADVDRERVEELSHTLDDSVPAARPQPSPDVPGDAATIGYTEEVMVSGTSDSKTVVAKSDTGATRTSIDTSLAADVGAGPIKSKMRVRSGSSKQSKVRPIVDIVIGVGGHRHTVAANVEDRSHMDYPLLLGRDILEHYHVDVGRRADADADETELEEE